The [Pseudomonas] carboxydohydrogena genome includes a window with the following:
- the dnaG gene encoding DNA primase gives MRFTPQFLDEIRARLPVSDVVGKRVKLTKAGREWKGLSPFNKEKTASFFVNDEKESWFDFSSGKNGDIIKFVMETEGVGFPEAVERLAGMAGLALPAVTPDAARHEQRRRTLYDVMELASKFFAETLASRVGAKARGYLADRSISPATQLQFRMGYAPGERFALKEHLGSQGVSVDDMVEAGLLIAGDDIPVPYDRFRDRVMFPITDPRGRIIAFGGRALEKDVPAKYLNSPETPLFHKGDNLYNQAMARQAAHDGAQIVVAEGYVDVIALVGAGFAAAVAPLGTALTENQLALLWKMADEPLLCFDGDGAGQRAALRAADLALPHLKPGKSLRFAMMPEGQDPDDLARTGGRAALDEVFAGARPLADMVWTRATEGGAFATPERRAALEAKLNDLTNGIRDETVRRYYRQDFSERLRRMFAPEAVASGGYGGARGGFRGESVRRFPGRGGFGAGSAARPGSRTNLSTAALGWGPYQAASPQLANSPLIRGQRSALSRREALILQSLLNHPWLLHDHLEEIGSLELAHPEAIKLRAGIIAAFATYGVAEDPEAERARIVAWLQKNNYSEQIQRVESALTTRDVWGAQAGAAREDVLSTWQQLIALHRQSHALLRELKDAEQAVGHDNTEANNAWLRDVKARLAAADGIEALIEGFGESSGRFRA, from the coding sequence ATGCGTTTTACGCCCCAATTTCTCGATGAGATACGCGCCCGGCTTCCGGTTTCGGACGTCGTGGGCAAGCGTGTGAAACTCACCAAGGCGGGGCGTGAGTGGAAGGGGCTGTCGCCGTTCAACAAGGAAAAGACGGCTTCGTTTTTCGTCAATGACGAGAAAGAATCATGGTTCGATTTTTCGTCCGGTAAAAACGGCGACATCATTAAATTCGTAATGGAAACTGAAGGCGTCGGTTTTCCGGAGGCGGTCGAGCGTCTGGCGGGAATGGCAGGCCTTGCGCTGCCCGCGGTGACGCCGGATGCCGCGCGGCACGAGCAGCGCCGCCGCACGCTGTATGACGTGATGGAGTTGGCCTCGAAGTTCTTCGCGGAGACTTTGGCCTCGCGCGTTGGTGCGAAAGCACGTGGCTATCTCGCGGACCGTTCGATCTCGCCCGCGACGCAATTGCAGTTTCGCATGGGTTATGCGCCGGGCGAGCGTTTCGCACTGAAGGAGCATCTGGGTTCGCAGGGCGTGTCGGTCGATGACATGGTGGAAGCGGGCTTGCTGATCGCGGGCGACGACATTCCGGTGCCGTACGATCGTTTCCGCGATCGCGTGATGTTTCCGATCACCGATCCGCGGGGGCGCATCATCGCGTTCGGCGGCCGTGCGCTGGAAAAGGACGTGCCCGCCAAGTATCTCAACTCGCCGGAAACGCCGCTCTTCCACAAGGGCGACAACCTCTACAATCAGGCGATGGCGCGGCAGGCGGCGCATGACGGTGCACAAATCGTCGTCGCCGAAGGCTATGTCGATGTCATCGCGCTTGTCGGCGCTGGCTTTGCCGCTGCCGTGGCGCCGCTCGGGACCGCGCTCACCGAAAACCAGCTCGCGCTGTTGTGGAAGATGGCCGACGAGCCGCTGCTGTGTTTCGATGGCGACGGCGCGGGCCAGCGCGCGGCGTTGCGCGCGGCGGACTTGGCGCTGCCTCACCTCAAACCCGGCAAGAGCCTGCGTTTCGCGATGATGCCGGAAGGGCAAGATCCCGACGATCTTGCGCGCACCGGCGGCCGTGCCGCGCTCGACGAAGTGTTTGCCGGCGCGCGCCCGCTTGCCGACATGGTTTGGACACGCGCGACCGAGGGCGGTGCGTTCGCAACGCCTGAACGCCGCGCGGCGCTGGAGGCGAAACTGAACGACCTCACCAACGGCATCCGCGACGAGACCGTGCGGCGCTACTATCGGCAGGATTTTTCCGAGCGCCTGCGCCGGATGTTCGCGCCCGAGGCTGTTGCGTCCGGCGGCTACGGCGGGGCGCGGGGCGGCTTCCGCGGCGAATCAGTCCGGCGTTTTCCCGGCCGGGGTGGTTTCGGCGCGGGTTCCGCTGCGCGGCCGGGCAGCCGGACCAATCTATCCACAGCCGCGCTGGGGTGGGGGCCGTATCAGGCCGCGAGCCCACAACTTGCCAACTCGCCCTTGATCCGGGGCCAGCGCAGCGCGCTGTCGCGTCGCGAGGCGCTGATCCTGCAATCGCTCTTGAACCATCCATGGCTGTTGCACGATCACCTTGAGGAGATCGGTAGCCTCGAGCTGGCGCATCCTGAAGCGATCAAATTGCGCGCCGGGATCATCGCGGCGTTCGCCACTTATGGCGTGGCGGAGGATCCGGAGGCCGAGCGTGCGCGGATCGTGGCGTGGTTGCAAAAGAACAATTATTCCGAGCAAATTCAACGGGTTGAAAGCGCTCTGACCACCCGCGATGTGTGGGGCGCGCAGGCCGGTGCCGCGCGCGAGGATGTTTTGTCGACCTGGCAGCAACTCATTGCCTTGCATCGGCAATCCCACGCCCTACTTAGGGAGTTGAAAGACGCGGAGCAGGCGGTCGGGCACGACAACACCGAGGCGAATAACGCTTGGCTGCGGGATGTCAAAGCAAGACTCGCGGCGGCGGACGGGATTGAGGCGCTGATCGAAGGCTTCGGGGAATCCTCCGGCCGGTTCCGCGCCTGA
- the carA gene encoding glutamine-hydrolyzing carbamoyl-phosphate synthase small subunit produces MTTNDNSPAWPDRKPTALLVLADGTVLEGFGLGAEGSAVGEVCFNTAMTGYEEILTDPSYAGQLITFTFPHIGNVGANDEDIETVNMAATTGARGAILRASITEPSNYRASRHLDNWLSARGIIGLAGIDTRALTALIRQKGMPNAVIAHSKSGTFDLAALKKEAAAWPGLEGMDLVPMVTSAQRFDWDETDWHWGKGFGRQDKPEFHVVAIDYGIKRNILRLLAGEGCKVTVVTAKTPAEDILAMKPDGIFLSNGPGDPAATGEYAVPVIRKIIDSGVPTFGICLGHQMLGLAVGGKTVKMHQGHHGANHPVMDLTTGKVEITSMNHGFAVDKTTLPSSVEQTHYSLFDNSNCGIALKDKPVFSVQYHPEASPGPRDSHYLFTRFADLMRAKKRA; encoded by the coding sequence ATGACAACAAATGACAATTCCCCCGCCTGGCCGGACAGAAAACCGACCGCGCTGCTCGTGCTTGCCGATGGCACCGTGCTGGAGGGCTTCGGCCTCGGCGCGGAGGGCTCCGCCGTCGGTGAGGTCTGCTTCAACACCGCGATGACCGGCTACGAGGAGATCCTCACCGATCCTTCCTATGCCGGACAGCTCATCACCTTCACCTTCCCGCACATCGGCAATGTCGGCGCCAACGACGAAGACATCGAAACGGTGAACATGGCGGCGACGACGGGCGCGCGCGGCGCGATCCTGCGTGCCTCGATCACCGAACCGTCGAACTACCGCGCCTCCCGCCATCTCGACAACTGGCTCTCCGCGCGCGGCATCATCGGCCTCGCCGGGATCGACACCCGCGCGCTGACGGCGTTGATCCGCCAGAAGGGCATGCCGAACGCGGTGATCGCCCACAGCAAGAGCGGCACATTCGATCTCGCGGCCCTCAAGAAGGAAGCCGCCGCGTGGCCGGGGCTGGAGGGCATGGACCTCGTGCCGATGGTGACGAGCGCGCAGCGCTTCGACTGGGACGAGACCGACTGGCACTGGGGCAAGGGCTTCGGCCGTCAGGACAAGCCGGAATTCCATGTCGTCGCCATCGATTACGGCATCAAGCGCAACATCCTGCGCCTGCTCGCGGGCGAAGGCTGCAAGGTGACGGTCGTCACCGCGAAGACTCCCGCTGAAGACATTCTCGCGATGAAGCCCGATGGCATCTTTCTCTCCAACGGCCCCGGCGATCCGGCGGCGACCGGCGAATATGCCGTGCCGGTGATCAGGAAGATCATCGACAGCGGCGTGCCGACCTTCGGCATTTGTCTCGGGCACCAGATGCTCGGCCTCGCCGTCGGCGGCAAGACCGTGAAGATGCATCAGGGCCACCACGGCGCGAACCATCCGGTGATGGACCTCACCACCGGTAAGGTCGAGATCACCTCGATGAATCACGGCTTCGCGGTGGACAAGACCACGCTGCCATCGAGCGTCGAGCAGACCCACTATTCGCTGTTCGACAATTCCAATTGCGGCATCGCGCTGAAAGACAAGCCGGTGTTCTCGGTGCAGTACCACCCCGAAGCATCGCCCGGCCCGCGCGACTCGCACTACCTGTTCACGCGTTTCGCGGACCTGATGCGGGCCAAGAAGCGGGCTTAA
- a CDS encoding Dps family protein: MSKTKNSVVSELDTPTDLQQAAVDKIAAAVNALLADVFALYLKTKNFHWHMSGRHFRDYHLMLDEQSDQIFATTDQLAERIRKLGGNTLRSIGQIAKLQSIKDNDEDYVPPREMLRELMNDNKHLAAEMRKAHEVADKGGDVATTSILENFIDEAERRTWFLFEATRQEGGNEA; this comes from the coding sequence GTGAGCAAAACCAAGAACTCCGTGGTGTCTGAGCTGGATACCCCAACCGATCTGCAACAGGCAGCAGTCGACAAGATTGCGGCGGCGGTGAATGCGCTGCTGGCCGACGTCTTCGCGCTTTACCTCAAGACCAAGAATTTTCACTGGCACATGAGCGGGCGGCATTTCCGCGATTATCATTTGATGCTGGACGAGCAGTCCGATCAGATTTTCGCCACCACCGATCAGTTGGCCGAGCGCATCCGCAAGCTCGGCGGCAATACGCTGCGCTCGATCGGCCAGATCGCTAAATTGCAGTCCATCAAGGACAACGATGAGGATTACGTGCCGCCGCGCGAAATGCTGCGCGAGCTGATGAACGACAACAAGCATCTGGCGGCGGAGATGCGCAAGGCGCACGAGGTCGCCGACAAGGGCGGCGACGTCGCGACCACGAGCATCCTCGAAAACTTCATCGATGAAGCGGAGCGCCGGACCTGGTTCCTGTTCGAGGCCACCCGTCAGGAAGGCGGCAACGAGGCGTAA
- a CDS encoding class I SAM-dependent methyltransferase, translated as MAWIDFYDSAPSIYVSDAHRQAHFALIAKDIAGYISSPEATVLDYSCGEALSAARVAAKCKRLILAEPAPSVRERLAERFAAIPNIEARSLDDLAALPDASLDLVVMISVAQYMTPGELDAAFAQIRRLLKPEGRFVLGDILDPDVGAVTDAVALLRFAAKKGFLIDAITGVTRMALSDYRSLRSKLGLRCYGTEDMLHKLGDAGFIAALAAKNVGTNSARKTFIARRK; from the coding sequence ATGGCCTGGATCGATTTCTATGATTCCGCACCTTCTATTTATGTGAGCGATGCCCACCGGCAGGCTCATTTCGCTCTCATCGCCAAGGACATCGCCGGTTACATCTCCTCGCCCGAGGCAACCGTGCTGGACTATTCCTGTGGCGAGGCGCTATCGGCCGCGCGCGTCGCGGCGAAGTGCAAACGCCTGATCCTCGCCGAACCCGCGCCGAGCGTGCGCGAGCGTCTCGCGGAGCGGTTTGCCGCCATCCCCAATATCGAAGCGCGGTCGCTCGACGATCTGGCAGCACTGCCGGACGCCTCGCTCGATCTCGTCGTGATGATTTCGGTCGCCCAGTACATGACGCCCGGCGAACTCGATGCCGCCTTCGCGCAGATCCGCCGCCTTCTGAAGCCGGAAGGCCGCTTCGTGCTCGGCGACATCCTCGATCCCGATGTCGGCGCCGTGACCGATGCGGTCGCGCTTTTACGGTTCGCCGCGAAGAAGGGCTTCCTGATCGACGCCATCACCGGCGTCACCCGCATGGCGCTATCTGATTACCGCTCACTCCGAAGCAAACTCGGCCTGCGCTGCTACGGCACCGAGGACATGCTTCACAAACTCGGGGACGCGGGCTTCATCGCGGCGCTGGCGGCGAAGAACGTCGGCACCAATTCCGCCCGCAAGACCTTCATCGCAAGGCGCAAATAG
- a CDS encoding N-formylglutamate amidohydrolase, protein MHSPVSHPLLDADEIPPVREDNPESSSPFLLTCDHYGKRIPERLRQLGLNASDLERHIACDIGIAGVATRLAQAIGAHLIAQRYSRLVIDCNRPFESPGSIPLISEATHIPGNDGLDFDDVAARRREIFTPYHARIAQVLDQRAEKKQPTILLSLHSFTPVYAGVARPWHVGTLYQNGHGLPPLLLKLLRAEGHFIVGDNEPYAVSDATDYTIPVHGERRKLINSGLEIRQDLIAEEAGQIEWAERLTRIVHEIEGRLLAQGLVKR, encoded by the coding sequence ATGCATTCGCCCGTTTCACATCCCCTGCTCGATGCTGACGAAATCCCGCCGGTTCGGGAAGACAATCCCGAGAGTTCGTCTCCTTTTCTCCTCACCTGCGATCATTACGGCAAACGCATTCCTGAGCGCCTTCGGCAACTTGGTCTCAACGCGAGCGATCTTGAGCGGCATATCGCCTGCGATATCGGAATTGCAGGCGTCGCCACGCGACTTGCGCAAGCAATCGGCGCGCATCTGATCGCGCAGCGATACTCGCGCCTCGTGATCGACTGCAACCGGCCGTTCGAAAGTCCAGGCTCCATCCCGCTCATCAGCGAGGCAACCCACATTCCCGGCAATGACGGCCTGGACTTCGATGATGTCGCCGCACGCAGGCGAGAGATTTTCACGCCGTATCATGCGCGCATCGCGCAAGTGCTCGACCAACGCGCCGAGAAAAAGCAGCCGACCATTCTGTTGTCGCTGCATTCGTTCACGCCGGTCTATGCCGGTGTCGCCCGCCCGTGGCATGTCGGCACGCTCTATCAGAACGGTCACGGCCTGCCGCCACTATTGCTCAAGCTATTGCGCGCGGAGGGCCATTTCATCGTCGGAGATAACGAGCCTTATGCGGTGAGCGATGCGACCGACTACACCATTCCCGTACACGGCGAACGGCGGAAGCTCATTAATTCCGGCCTCGAAATCCGGCAGGACCTGATCGCCGAGGAAGCAGGACAGATCGAATGGGCCGAGCGGCTGACGCGCATCGTTCACGAGATCGAAGGCCGCCTGCTGGCGCAGGGGCTGGTGAAGCGCTGA
- a CDS encoding MFS transporter: MNKTSETSDPGFWIILSLAIACGVNVANIYYAQPLIGPISEDFHLDIAASGLIVTMIQIGYVLGLIFLAPLGDLLENKRLILTALGAVVASLLISSIAPNASVFIAASLILGVTATATQMILPVAAHLAPEHKRGQIVGTVMSGLLFGILLARPVSTLVAGLIGWRGVYAASAIAMLVVVAMLSFTLPRRQPDHMLTYGKLLSSMWSLLRDTPELQRRTAYQGMMYGAFSLFWTAAPLILLQPPFSLSHIALSLFLLSGAAGAFVAPVAGRLADKGHGDALTIAAIVMVAIGFVLVWVSGSSLTLWVLAGIILDAGVQMNMLAGQRAIYSLDAEIRSRVNALYIALFFLGGAIGSALSGWAVSHGGHANVAMIGLCFPAITLILFLGELFRRKRA; this comes from the coding sequence ATGAACAAGACCTCGGAAACGAGCGATCCCGGATTCTGGATTATCCTCTCGCTTGCCATCGCCTGCGGCGTCAATGTCGCCAATATTTACTACGCACAGCCTCTGATCGGCCCCATTAGCGAAGACTTTCATCTCGACATTGCCGCATCTGGCCTGATCGTGACGATGATCCAGATTGGCTACGTACTCGGCCTGATTTTTCTCGCGCCACTGGGGGATCTTCTCGAAAACAAGAGGCTGATCCTCACCGCGCTCGGCGCCGTCGTGGCCAGCCTTCTGATCTCATCGATTGCACCCAATGCATCGGTCTTCATCGCGGCCTCGCTCATACTTGGCGTAACTGCCACTGCAACGCAGATGATCCTTCCGGTCGCGGCGCACCTCGCGCCCGAGCACAAGCGCGGCCAGATCGTCGGCACGGTGATGAGCGGCCTATTGTTCGGCATCCTGCTGGCACGGCCCGTCTCGACGCTGGTCGCGGGCCTTATCGGCTGGCGCGGCGTTTATGCCGCTTCCGCCATCGCCATGCTGGTCGTGGTTGCGATGCTGTCATTCACACTGCCGCGCAGGCAGCCGGATCACATGCTTACCTATGGGAAGCTGCTCAGCTCAATGTGGTCGCTGCTGCGCGACACTCCCGAGTTGCAGCGCCGCACCGCCTATCAGGGCATGATGTATGGGGCGTTCTCGCTGTTCTGGACCGCTGCGCCGTTGATCCTGCTGCAACCACCGTTTTCATTAAGTCATATCGCACTTTCCCTTTTTCTTTTGAGTGGGGCGGCGGGCGCTTTCGTAGCTCCGGTCGCGGGCCGCCTCGCCGACAAGGGACATGGCGATGCGCTGACCATCGCGGCCATTGTCATGGTGGCCATCGGCTTTGTGTTGGTCTGGGTCAGCGGCTCGTCTCTGACGTTATGGGTTCTCGCGGGCATCATTCTCGACGCAGGAGTACAGATGAACATGCTGGCGGGACAACGCGCCATTTATTCGCTCGACGCAGAGATACGCAGTCGCGTCAATGCTCTTTATATCGCACTGTTCTTTCTTGGCGGCGCCATCGGGTCCGCGCTCAGCGGATGGGCGGTGAGCCATGGCGGCCATGCCAACGTGGCGATGATCGGCCTGTGCTTTCCTGCGATTACGCTTATACTGTTTTTGGGGGAACTATTCCGGCGCAAGCGCGCCTGA
- the carB gene encoding carbamoyl-phosphate synthase large subunit, with product MPKRTDISTILIIGAGPIVIGQACEFDYSGTQAVKALKEEGYRVVLVNSNPATIMTDPDLADATYIEPITPEIVARIIEKERHVKPGGFALLPTMGGQTALNCALSLRKQGTLDKFDVEMIGATADAIDKAEDRGRFREAMDKIGLESPRSIQTKTLPDALRALEEIGLPAIIRPSFTMGGTGGGIAYTKAEFIEIVERGIDASPTNEVLIEESVLGWKEFEMEVVRDKKDNCIIVCSIENLDPMGVHTGDSITVAPALTLTDKEYQIMRDASLAVLREIGVETGGSNVQFGVNPADGRMVVIEMNPRVSRSSALASKATGFPIAKVAAKLAVGYTLDEIANDITGGATPASFEPTIDYVITKIPRFAFEKFPGASTTLTTSMKSVGEVMAIGRTFQESLQKALRGLETGLTGLDEIEIDGLGQDDDKNAIRAALGTPTPNRILQVAQAMRLGWTDEEIFNSCKIDPWFLAQMRGIVETEQKVRDHGLPQNEFAMRSLKAMGFSDARLAVLANSTEAEVKAARRALGVRPAFKRIDTCAAEFASPTAYMYSTYEAPFAGKVADESDPSDKNKVVILGGGPNRIGQGIEFDYCCCHACFALHDAGYETIMVNCNPETVSTDYDTADRLYFEPLTAEDVLEIIDTERSNGTLHGVIVQFGGQTPLKLARALEDANVPILGTSPDAIDLAEDRDRFKRVLDKLRLKQPKNGIAYSVEQARLVAAELGLPLVVRPSYVLGGRAMQIIREESQLGDYLLGTLPELVPADVKARYPNDKTGQINTVLGKNPLLFDRYLSDATEVDVDCLCDGKDTFVVGIMEHIEEAGIHSGDSACSLPPHSLDAATIAELERQTRELALGLDVVGLMNVQYAIKDGEIYVLEVNPRASRTVPFVAKVVGLPVAKIAARVMAGEKLATFKLKPSRLDHVGVKESVFPFARFPGVDTVLGPEMKSTGEVMGIDRSFPIAFAKSQLGGGTRVPRTGVVFISVRESDKERILEPARILTKLGFKVIATSGTQRYLADHGVAADKVNKVLEGRPHIVDAITNGEVQLVFNTTEGPQALADSRSLRRAALLHKVPYYTTLSGAVAATQGIRAYLGGDLEVRTLQGYFSDL from the coding sequence ATGCCCAAACGTACAGACATCTCGACGATCCTCATCATCGGCGCTGGCCCCATCGTGATCGGCCAGGCCTGCGAATTCGACTATTCCGGCACCCAGGCGGTGAAGGCGCTGAAGGAAGAGGGCTACCGGGTCGTTCTGGTGAACTCCAATCCGGCGACCATCATGACCGACCCGGATCTGGCAGATGCCACCTACATCGAGCCGATCACGCCGGAAATCGTCGCCAGGATCATCGAGAAGGAACGCCACGTGAAGCCCGGCGGCTTTGCGCTGCTGCCAACCATGGGCGGTCAGACCGCGCTGAACTGCGCGCTCAGCTTGCGCAAGCAGGGCACGCTCGACAAATTCGACGTCGAGATGATCGGCGCGACCGCCGACGCCATCGACAAGGCCGAGGATCGCGGACGCTTCCGCGAGGCCATGGACAAGATCGGCCTCGAATCGCCCCGCTCGATCCAGACCAAGACGCTGCCCGACGCGCTGCGCGCGCTGGAAGAGATCGGCCTGCCCGCGATCATCCGCCCCTCCTTCACCATGGGCGGCACCGGCGGCGGCATCGCCTACACCAAGGCCGAATTCATCGAGATCGTCGAGCGCGGCATCGACGCCTCGCCCACCAACGAAGTGCTGATCGAGGAATCGGTGCTCGGGTGGAAGGAATTCGAGATGGAGGTTGTCCGCGACAAGAAGGACAACTGCATCATCGTCTGCTCGATCGAGAATCTCGATCCGATGGGCGTGCACACCGGCGACTCGATCACCGTCGCACCGGCGCTGACGCTGACCGACAAGGAATATCAGATCATGCGCGACGCCTCGCTGGCGGTGTTGCGCGAGATCGGCGTCGAGACCGGCGGCTCCAACGTGCAGTTCGGCGTCAACCCCGCCGACGGCCGCATGGTCGTGATCGAAATGAACCCGCGCGTGTCGCGCTCCTCCGCATTGGCCTCGAAAGCCACCGGCTTTCCGATCGCGAAGGTCGCAGCCAAACTCGCGGTCGGCTACACGCTGGACGAGATTGCCAACGACATCACCGGCGGCGCGACCCCGGCCTCGTTCGAGCCGACCATCGACTACGTCATTACGAAAATTCCGCGCTTCGCGTTCGAGAAATTCCCCGGCGCATCGACCACGCTGACCACCTCGATGAAGTCGGTCGGCGAAGTGATGGCGATCGGCCGCACCTTCCAGGAGTCCTTGCAGAAGGCGCTGCGCGGGCTTGAGACCGGATTAACCGGCCTCGACGAAATCGAGATCGACGGCCTCGGTCAGGACGACGACAAGAACGCGATCCGCGCCGCGCTTGGCACGCCGACGCCGAACCGCATCTTGCAGGTGGCGCAGGCAATGCGGCTCGGCTGGACGGACGAGGAGATCTTCAACTCCTGCAAGATCGACCCGTGGTTCCTCGCGCAGATGCGCGGTATCGTCGAGACCGAGCAGAAGGTGCGCGATCACGGCCTGCCGCAGAATGAATTTGCGATGCGCTCGCTGAAGGCCATGGGCTTCTCCGACGCCCGTCTCGCGGTCCTCGCCAACTCCACCGAAGCCGAGGTCAAGGCGGCGCGGCGCGCGCTCGGCGTGCGCCCTGCCTTCAAGCGCATCGATACCTGCGCGGCCGAATTCGCCTCGCCGACCGCCTACATGTATTCGACCTACGAGGCGCCGTTCGCGGGCAAGGTCGCGGATGAGAGCGACCCCTCCGACAAGAACAAGGTCGTGATCCTCGGCGGCGGACCGAACAGAATCGGTCAGGGCATCGAGTTCGACTATTGCTGCTGTCACGCCTGCTTCGCGCTGCATGACGCGGGCTATGAGACCATCATGGTCAACTGCAATCCGGAGACGGTCTCGACCGACTACGACACCGCGGACCGCCTCTACTTCGAGCCGCTGACCGCCGAAGACGTGCTGGAGATCATCGACACCGAACGCAGCAACGGCACGCTGCACGGCGTCATCGTGCAATTCGGCGGCCAGACCCCGCTCAAGCTCGCGCGTGCGCTGGAGGATGCGAACGTGCCGATCCTCGGCACCTCGCCGGATGCCATCGATCTCGCCGAGGACCGCGACCGCTTCAAGCGCGTGCTCGACAAATTGCGGCTGAAACAGCCGAAGAACGGCATCGCCTATTCGGTTGAGCAGGCGCGGCTTGTGGCGGCCGAACTCGGCCTACCGCTGGTGGTGCGTCCCTCTTACGTACTCGGCGGCCGCGCGATGCAGATCATCCGCGAAGAGTCGCAACTCGGTGATTATCTGCTCGGCACGCTGCCCGAACTCGTGCCCGCCGACGTCAAGGCGCGCTATCCGAACGACAAGACCGGCCAGATCAACACCGTGCTCGGCAAGAACCCGCTGCTGTTCGACCGTTATCTGTCGGACGCCACCGAAGTCGATGTCGATTGCCTGTGCGACGGCAAGGATACGTTCGTCGTCGGCATCATGGAGCACATCGAGGAAGCCGGCATTCACTCGGGCGACTCGGCCTGCTCGCTGCCGCCGCATTCGCTCGATGCCGCGACCATCGCCGAACTCGAACGCCAGACCCGCGAACTCGCGCTCGGCCTCGATGTCGTTGGCCTGATGAACGTGCAGTACGCCATCAAGGACGGCGAGATTTACGTCCTCGAGGTCAATCCGCGCGCCTCGCGCACGGTGCCGTTCGTTGCCAAGGTCGTGGGCCTGCCGGTCGCCAAGATCGCCGCGCGCGTGATGGCGGGCGAGAAGCTCGCCACCTTCAAGCTGAAGCCATCGAGGCTCGACCATGTCGGCGTCAAGGAATCGGTGTTCCCGTTCGCGCGCTTCCCCGGCGTCGATACCGTTCTTGGCCCGGAAATGAAATCGACCGGCGAGGTGATGGGCATCGACCGCTCGTTCCCGATCGCCTTCGCCAAAAGCCAGTTGGGGGGCGGCACCCGCGTGCCGCGCACCGGTGTGGTGTTCATCTCGGTGCGCGAAAGCGACAAGGAGCGTATCCTGGAGCCCGCTCGCATCCTGACGAAACTGGGTTTCAAGGTGATCGCGACCTCCGGCACACAGCGTTACCTCGCCGATCACGGCGTCGCCGCCGACAAGGTCAACAAGGTGCTGGAAGGCCGCCCGCATATCGTGGACGCCATCACCAATGGCGAGGTGCAACTGGTGTTCAACACCACGGAAGGCCCGCAGGCGCTGGCGGACAGCCGATCTCTGCGTCGCGCTGCCCTCTTGCATAAAGTGCCCTACTACACCACACTTTCAGGTGCCGTGGCGGCCACGCAGGGCATCCGCGCCTATCTGGGCGGAGACCTCGAGGTCCGCACCTTGCAGGGCTATTTTTCCGATCTTTGA
- a CDS encoding GatB/YqeY domain-containing protein, with translation MLRDDIGNAVKEAMKAKAERKLSTLRMVNSAIKNADIEARGQGKPPLSDEDILGLLQKMIKQRQESVELYDKGGRAELAAQEREEIAVISAYLPKQMSDDEVKAAIAATIKDTGAAGMKDMGKVIGALKAKYAGQMDFGKASGLVKAALTG, from the coding sequence ATGCTGCGCGACGACATCGGCAACGCTGTGAAAGAGGCGATGAAGGCCAAGGCGGAGCGGAAGCTCTCCACGCTGCGGATGGTGAATTCGGCGATCAAGAACGCCGATATCGAGGCGCGCGGGCAGGGCAAGCCGCCTTTGTCCGACGAGGACATCCTGGGTCTGCTGCAGAAGATGATCAAGCAGCGTCAGGAATCGGTCGAGCTTTACGACAAGGGCGGCCGCGCGGAACTCGCGGCGCAAGAGCGTGAGGAAATCGCGGTGATCTCCGCCTATCTTCCAAAACAAATGTCGGACGACGAAGTGAAGGCTGCCATCGCCGCCACCATCAAGGACACCGGTGCGGCCGGCATGAAGGACATGGGCAAGGTGATCGGCGCGCTGAAGGCCAAGTACGCCGGGCAGATGGATTTCGGCAAAGCGAGCGGTCTCGTGAAGGCTGCGCTGACGGGCTAG